From Lasioglossum baleicum chromosome 16, iyLasBale1, whole genome shotgun sequence:
taggtttactgttaCATTTATCCGAGCACTACCGCATTATCATCCGATTTCTGGTCCCCGCTGTGCCCCCAACTCGCAGCTCCGTTTCTCTTAGCGCGCATTCATTCGCCACACGATCTTTCTTCTCATTCAGCGGATCGCGGGCTTGCGTTTGCTCACTCCCGGCCTCCTTTTCACGCTGTTTTCTCCGGCTTGTAACACGCGAGGGCCATTTATCCGGCTCTATTCGCCCGGTAATTAGCGACACGGTGGATTTATCAGGGGACCCGCGATAGGAGGATCATCTTCGCTCTGTACGCCTATGTTATGCCCGTTCTCGCTTAGTTCATCGCTGTCGGCTCTCTTCGTTATCCATTCCATTCTATCTCTGCTCTCCCTCTCTTccccaactctctctctctctctctctttctctgaccGTGCCCCTCTTCGCGTTCTCTTACTCGCTCACACAATCGCATGCAATCGTTCTctcacgcgcgcacacacacggaCAGACACCTCGTCCACGAAGAGGTAGGCACAGGCACAAAGCCTCTACCGTACCGCGTCTACTGCCTACCTGATGCCACGAGAACTCGGGCTCTCGAGGCAGTCACGTGGTCTCTCGAACGCGAAGGATGTTTGTGGGATCGCGAAGTCAGTTCGCGACGGTTCGCTTAGCGGGCAAGAGAGAGAAACGGTGCTCGCGAGGCATCAAGGTGaaaaaggaggagaaggaagtaGTCGACGAagaagagaaggaggaggagaaggaggaagaCACACGAACTGGTGGACCAGCGGGACAGGAACAGGGACAAACAGGAATAGGGACAGGAGGGGGAGATACGTGGATAGAGAGGATAGAAGGCGGCAGTGGATCGAGGATAACGAGCGTGTCCTCGTCGATGGAACGCGCGTTCCCCGCGTAGCGACAGCCTTACGTTTCCGTGCGATCATCTCCGCTCTCGATCATCGGTTATTTTCGGTGGATCACATTCCCGGTGTCCGAGGAGTCCGCTAGGCGAGCGAGCTCGAAGCGAGAAAGTAGGCTCCCGCGGGGAAACCGAATGATAAAGCGCCTGAAACTCGGGAAACGCGAGAGCGTATCGCTGCTGTTGCGTGTCGCTGCTGGCAGAGACCTCGGCTTGCGTTCCTTTCCTGATCGCGAGTGAATAAAGTGAACAAAGCTCTACGCGCGCGTTGCCGGAAGTCACGGTAAAAACGCGCGGCGCGCCGCAAAACTGGCTGCTGGAGTCGCGAGAGCCTGGTGAAACGGTACTATTGTCGAtcaccgcgcgcgcgcgcgagcaagCGAGCGAGAAAACGTTCTCGGGGCTCTGTGTGACTCAACGCCGCCGATAAATCGTGCGAGTGGGAGCACCGACGACGATCGTGACCGTTTCATCCAGTGAAACGGAAATGAGTAAACAGTTTTATTAACAAAACTGTATCGCCGTAGCACCGCGGACGATCCGACGACGATGCAGGCCATGCCTGTTTCCCGCGCGGTCCTCGCAGGACAGTCCCCGCGTCGACGCTGCATCGGCAAGGGCTAGTTTATCACCAATCCGAGTGTCCAATTTCTTCTGCGACTGGGATATATCTTAGAAAAGTCCATATCGCTTGTTCTTCTTCCTGCAACAAGAATCAATCTAGGATCTGTCTTAGGAAATCCTGGGTGTCTTCGGAAGCCTGTGATATCCACGGTTGTCACGGACGACTTCGACCAGCGTCTAGCCAAGACCCCTCCAAGGGACATGCTGGCGGGACCCGTTCGGCTAGAGCATAACGGATCGAGATAAGGATCGAGATCTCGAAGAATGCAGCTGGCGGCGACGCAGAGACCTCACCCACCGCCGGTCCCGCCGCGACCAAGCCGGCAGGTGGTGGCAGAGGCCCTTAAAAGATCCCCAAGGCCACCCTGTCCGACTAGACAGGCCCCGCCGCCTCCGAATACCAAACCCTGGAGATCCGACCAGGAACAACAACAGTCGAGCCAGCAACAGGTGTGCGCGAGCAGCAACGCTGGCCGGACGGTCGTCTACGAGTCGACGACCAAGGAATCGAGCAAAGAGCAGCAAGACACTAGCGAGCCGGTTGCTCGGGTCACCGACAAGGATCGAGGCAGCGTAGCTGCTCGAAACGCGAGTGAAAGGAacgcggaggaggaggaggaggaggagcaaCAACACCGTCAACATCGAAACCCGCTGGAGAAGTACCGTCCGGTCGACAAGGAGCATCTTGAGAAGTCCGCTGAACAACAATACAGCTCGAAGAGCTATGAGAACGCGGCCGATCGTCAAGTTCGAGCTCACGGTCGCGAGAACCACGAAGACCCGGACTCGAAAAGGATCCAGGCTCGGGAATCGAAGGATCAGAATGCTGATCAGAGTCGAAGATCGCCTGTCGAGAGGAGCAAACGGCTGGAGAACTACGAGAGAAGCGAATCCGCGGTTTCGTTCAAGCCGACGGCGCGCGAATCGAGGATCGATAGATCGAAGGAGAGGAACGCTGGCTCGGAGAAGAGCGACGCCGAAGCTCGTCCAACTCCCACGCGAAGATCTTGTCTCGCGAAGAACCGCGACCCGCCGAGGAAACCTACGACGAATGCGAGTTCGCACGAGGACGGATCGAGCGTGAATGAAAACATAGAGCCCGCCTCGAACGTTGACCGTGCCACGATAGTCGTTATCGACGAACCAGAGCGTAAAGCTGCGTCGGACGCCGGTGACGTGGACGAGCAGAATGGGACcgcgaacgagaacgagaacgacaaCATTCATCGGCAAGATTGGCTGGACGCCGGTGTCCAATACTCGTCCACGCAAATCACGCTGTCCGGCGACGACAGTGACCGAGTCAACGGGCTCGATCGCTGCGAAAACGAGAAAATcggtgaccttaatttcatgaggtAACCACCCAGCTCCTTGCTCCGCTAACGAGTTCTTAGAGATTCATTGCGATCTTTTTCGGCGACACCCTGTAGCCTGGATTTTTGCTGGAACTATTGATGTTCCTTTAGGATAATAACTGGActgaatttattcagatttcgtTTACGGTAACACGAAAAATCTGTTCCAGCGCTCGAAGTAGCCTCGCGTGTCCGCGCGCACGAAACATAATCGCGATATCGTGATACCGATAGGATACGGACATCGCGGTTAGGTGTGATCCAATTAGAAGATAGATATCGGAATGCGCTTGCGTTCGTCGTTCGACTTTCTCAAGTAACACGATGCAATCGAGACAGATACTCTGCGTGATTAATTAGGTGTCAAAACGCAGGCTACCGGATGCGTTCAATGCCTCTCTTCCTCTCCGTCCATTACACTCGTTCAGTTTCCTCGCGAGGCAAGGACCCCGGACGCTTATCAGTCCGTAAtgatgcatatgaaatgtcagcTCCTGTTGCTCGATAGTTTCCAGAATAGAAATTATGGTAGGAAACGTGTTTTCGCTTGTCTGACGAATGCTTTTCCTGTTGCAGTCTACAAGAGAGGATCGCGATGTCTTCCCTGCAAGGTCTACCACCATTGCCGAGGAGTCTCAGCGGGTTTAACCTAAGCGGCGGCGGTGGCAGAGGCGAGGGTTGCGAACCACCACCTCCACCTACAAGATCGTCCAGCAAAACTCAGAGAGGCGGGAAAGCCTCGATTCAATCGTCCTCGAGGCCATCTCCACCTGCCAGGCAGCTGACCACTTTGGACACCCAGCTGGCCATACTCAGAAGGGAAATGGTGATTGCCGAAACCTTGTTGCACCTTGCACACCGTCTTTCAAAAAGGGAGACCCTACCTCCCGTCCTCTCCGTTCCAATTTCGTAACACACCGTTGCTAGGCTATTGTGTCCCTGCTTTTCGAGAATAGTGGCTGACCACCGCAGGAGACCGCTGTTCATCTTCTATAAGAACCAAATATAAAAGATGTACAGTGGTCTCTTATGTAGTGTAGACTGGGCTGTTGCTttcttcgaagtttcgaagtcttcgatTTGTATGAAGTTGTTGTAACTTACGAGTTTCAACAaatcgaaaaattaataaaatattttacagaattttcacaaaatataaaaaataagagAAAGCTTCAAACTTCGAAGAAAAGTACCAGCCCTAGTGTGGACCCCTATAGATCGTCTCGTCGTCCGGTAAACGTCCCCGCGATCTCTGGATCGCGGAACGCCGATCGATATTAGGAAACGATTACGTTTTTCCCTGGAATCCGGTGATTGCCTTGTTACGACACAACTATGCGCAGtggaaacaacaattttctcctTCGCGTTACGTAAAACGCTTTCGACCGTTCAGACGCGGTAGCGAATAAGGATGGTCACCGTCGACGAAGAAATTCGAGATTTTCCTCCAGCTACGAAACAGTTAGTCATTAGTTGCGTTAAGCACCGTTACCAAAAAAGTTCCACGAGTTTTGTAACACTCGAACGACTCAGAGATAGTAGTCAACGTTATCAGGAATCGTGTGATCGATAACATCCAAACAAGATCCTCCTTATCGGGGAAAAAAATTCTGTCTGAAGTGTGTTTGAACCGTGGCGTCCTCAATTCGTTTTCAACCGTTCTCTCGCTTTTCTCGCCGATCCGAACCGAACCGTACCGATCCGCTATCTCGGGGCCAGGCGAGCGCGTGGGTAAACTACGAATCACGATGAATATGTATTCGTAGCGTGGGATAATATGCGGAAGAAACGGCAGGTATGAGCGTTTATATCATCGCCCGTTCCATCGAAACGTTACCTTTTTCATTGGAGCCGACGCACGGTGGGCCAGAATCGCGGCAAAGCTGGACATAATTCATGTCTCTGTTAATTGTACATTATTAATTACGAACAGAACGGTTCCAGGGGTTTTTGGGGTCGTAGAATCTAATTTCTTAATTGCTAGAGTGAGGAACTGTCTTTATTATATACATCGATCGATGGACAGAAAAAAACATACACTGTTCGGCTGCCAGCAGGGCTAATAGTTTAATAGTCAATCCAGACACGAAGCGAACTGGCACAGCCGCTCCCACGCTGCATTCCCTCAGGCGTGACTCCCCCCTTTGCCACCTTTTTCTGGCCGTTCTCTTTCACCTTCGTTGCTtctacctctactctgtccttcctctctttctcctcctccacttcttcgtcttcttcaccTTCCTTCTCGGCACACCGGTGTACGCCGACACCTCTCATTTCCATTCTCATTTTACGCCTCCTATGCAACTCCCCCTTTCTTCGTTCCCACGGACTCCGAGCAGTTGCTTACCTGTTTGCTTGCGTGGAAATAACATCGTCCCAGTCCGTAAATCCCGGATCAACATTCGCCTAGACAGAACGATGCAATGCTTCTTCCATTCAGAGAGAAGCGAACACTCAATACCTTCATTTGAACAGGGACAACTATCCCAGACAGTGCTTTGACAAAGTAGTCATTCTGGATCGTACTTTTGCAGTTCGGACTCCGGCAGTTAGACCTCTCGCTGCTTTCTCAACTGTGGTCGCTGAACGAGTCTATCCAGGAATTCCGACAGCTTCTGCAGGAGCAAGAGGACCGAGCGCCGTCGCCCTCGCCCAGCAGCGAAGAAGGGGACGACACTTCTTACGGGACCCATCCTCCGCCACCTCCGAGAAGAGCGGCACCCGTTGCTCACCATCACAGACCACCTAGACCACCGAGACCCGCCAGGCCACCTCCCAGCGACGATTCACCGTCCAGTGAAGAATACGGAGCCGTTTGAACCTGCTAGACCCTCGAGCGTCGCCTCGAGAGCTGTTGAACACAGAAGCGTTCGCATGCCGGAATATATCACAGTTTCAACAAACCTGAAATGACCACGTGACTTGTCTAACGTTTAGGGAAAAAAATTGGACAGTTAGGGTAAATCGATGATGTCCTGAACGAATCGGTGAATGATGCGATGAAACGCGTCGAATTGTATTAGTACGAGGAGCTTGTTGCTGTTCGAAGGTACCTGTGAGAACAAATTCCACGACAGAGCCATCGCAATACTCGTTCGTTTAGTTTCGTTAGTGTTCATTTGATCGCAATTGTGTTCGATCGTTAACCACGTAGAACTTAACACGTCCGATTGAACCAAAATACTGACGATATCGActcaaaaaataatacaacgattctctttctctctgtgcaTAATTCGTAATAGGTGAAGAAGGATTTATTCTCGATAGGGGTTGTTACTTTAGTTGCACGCGTGCTCTTTCTTCTATTTGTGATAGCAGTCGAAGGGGCctttaattaattattgataGAGACTACAAGTTTGTGCGAACTTGAGCATTCCCGTGATGATTTATTGAACGATGACCGAGCAACGGATCCGAGCCTGCGAATCGACAAACTGCTAGTGAGTTCCAAAGAACTGTGTTCGAAAGTCcttctatttctctctctctctctttctcttccacgTTTTTCTCCGCTGTTACATTAACGTCCATTGCAGAGTATTCTTTCTTGTTAAATACGAATAGAAATGCGCTGATACAAATCAACAAGGTGTCGTCGAGCTGTACAACGTCGCCGAGAGTTCTGTAGATTAATTCGAGTGTGTAAAATAAAGGATAGGACGTGAGGTACAAATAAACGAGCTGCAAGATGAATGACTTGGTTGCACTGCTCGTTCCTATTCTATTTTACTGTGGGTTACTGTAGatcatttgaatttattttaacaattagaGAAATGGTGTAAAATCACTGTGTATTTACATCTTCTGTGGCAGTAAGTGTACAGTCGTCTTACGCAATGTTTTgtaagggtgtataaaaagtaatggtcatccttcataggggtgaatctacacctttggatcggtggacatttgtaagtctactgtaaaaaaaaatagatCCTGTCCTGAAcgctattatattttatttgaaatttttactttCAAATTATCATTGCGCCAATATGGCGGATTTGGCGGGAAAATAAGCGCTTCGTCTTGATTCATTTAATTCGACTCATTAGCAAGAATAGAAAACAGATCTTGCCTCAAATGCCatcatatttaaattttcaatttctttaatcttttaattcatgcggtaatgtttcaatttatttttagtaGTTTTTCCGCGAATATTATCGAAGCGATCACCGCGCCAAAATGGCGGGAGAGGAGTTCCGTCGTTCGAATGGAGAAATTTCCTATTGGACTCGTCAATGAAAATTTCTAAGGTAAACTTCGTCCTAAGCCCTTCAATATTTATGTTGTATTTAAAAAGATCttcctgtaaaattaattacgAAAAGACTCTTCGTTTCAATGGGCCCTCTTACGGTGTTCGCAGGAGTCACTGTCACTGTAGAGAGGTTATGGTCGTTGCGACGACTGTTGTTTGTATTTACGAAACGTGAGGAACTATTTGA
This genomic window contains:
- the LOC143217140 gene encoding protein FAM89A-like isoform X2 translates to MSSLQGLPPLPRSLSGFNLSGGGGRGEGCEPPPPPTRSSSKTQRGGKASIQSSSRPSPPARQLTTLDTQLAILRREMFGLRQLDLSLLSQLWSLNESIQEFRQLLQEQEDRAPSPSPSSEEGDDTSYGTHPPPPPRRAAPVAHHHRPPRPPRPARPPPSDDSPSSEEYGAV
- the LOC143217140 gene encoding uncharacterized protein LOC143217140 isoform X1; the encoded protein is MQLAATQRPHPPPVPPRPSRQVVAEALKRSPRPPCPTRQAPPPPNTKPWRSDQEQQQSSQQQVCASSNAGRTVVYESTTKESSKEQQDTSEPVARVTDKDRGSVAARNASERNAEEEEEEEQQHRQHRNPLEKYRPVDKEHLEKSAEQQYSSKSYENAADRQVRAHGRENHEDPDSKRIQARESKDQNADQSRRSPVERSKRLENYERSESAVSFKPTARESRIDRSKERNAGSEKSDAEARPTPTRRSCLAKNRDPPRKPTTNASSHEDGSSVNENIEPASNVDRATIVVIDEPERKAASDAGDVDEQNGTANENENDNIHRQDWLDAGVQYSSTQITLSGDDSDRVNGLDRCENEKIGDLNFMSLQERIAMSSLQGLPPLPRSLSGFNLSGGGGRGEGCEPPPPPTRSSSKTQRGGKASIQSSSRPSPPARQLTTLDTQLAILRREMFGLRQLDLSLLSQLWSLNESIQEFRQLLQEQEDRAPSPSPSSEEGDDTSYGTHPPPPPRRAAPVAHHHRPPRPPRPARPPPSDDSPSSEEYGAV